The Sulfurospirillum halorespirans DSM 13726 genome has a window encoding:
- the dnaA gene encoding chromosomal replication initiator protein DnaA, which yields MLADTIIELLKEEISSQEYDRYIKQLKFHEKASNSDQMVFLAPNILIANWVKTKYSDKIAHLFELKTGKKPEIKIVLKEHLKTTKVKSTPVEMIDAIKNTKNTILNPSYTFDSFVVGSSNQYAYTAAKSIAEKPGVMYNPVFIYGPTGLGKTHLIHAIGNYVQGRGKIVIYATIEQFMNDFTYNLRNQSMDRFREKYRSCDVLLIDDTQFLSNKIQTQEEFFHTFNELHSAGKQIVLTSDKPPKMINGLEDRLKSRFEWGLIADIGLPELETKIAIIKKKCELDGINLNSDIVNYIAANMGDNIREIESAIINLNAYASLMRQEITLDFAKNVMREQIKERRENISLEDIIQIIAKDLNIKPSEIKSTKRSKNIVEARRIGIYLARTLTPNSMPALATYFGMKDHTAVSHNIKKINEIIETNESFKLKVEDLKNKILTKQM from the coding sequence TTGCTAGCAGATACCATCATAGAACTTTTAAAAGAAGAGATCTCTTCACAAGAATATGATCGCTATATTAAACAACTTAAATTCCACGAAAAAGCCTCTAATTCGGATCAAATGGTCTTTCTTGCTCCTAATATTTTGATCGCTAATTGGGTTAAAACAAAATACTCCGATAAAATTGCTCATCTGTTTGAACTCAAAACGGGTAAGAAACCTGAAATCAAAATTGTCCTCAAAGAACATCTTAAAACCACCAAAGTGAAATCAACGCCTGTTGAGATGATTGATGCGATTAAAAACACTAAAAACACTATTTTAAACCCATCGTATACCTTTGATAGTTTTGTCGTAGGAAGCTCCAATCAATACGCTTACACTGCCGCTAAATCGATAGCAGAAAAACCAGGTGTCATGTACAATCCTGTTTTTATTTACGGTCCTACGGGACTTGGTAAAACGCATCTTATTCATGCCATCGGCAATTATGTTCAAGGCAGAGGTAAAATCGTTATTTATGCGACGATTGAGCAGTTTATGAATGATTTTACTTACAATCTTCGCAACCAATCTATGGACAGATTTCGTGAGAAATACCGTAGTTGTGATGTTTTGCTCATTGACGATACTCAATTTTTATCCAATAAAATTCAAACGCAAGAGGAGTTCTTTCATACGTTCAATGAACTCCATTCTGCGGGCAAACAGATCGTTTTAACTTCTGATAAACCACCAAAGATGATCAATGGACTTGAAGATCGTCTTAAAAGTCGCTTTGAATGGGGTTTGATTGCCGATATTGGCTTGCCAGAATTAGAAACTAAAATTGCGATCATTAAAAAGAAGTGTGAACTCGATGGTATTAATCTTAACAGCGACATTGTCAATTACATTGCTGCCAATATGGGCGATAATATCCGTGAAATTGAGAGTGCTATTATCAACCTTAATGCCTATGCATCGCTGATGCGTCAAGAAATTACCCTTGATTTCGCCAAAAACGTGATGCGTGAACAGATTAAAGAGCGTCGTGAAAACATTAGTCTTGAGGATATTATTCAAATCATCGCTAAAGATCTCAATATTAAACCAAGCGAGATTAAATCAACCAAACGCAGTAAAAACATTGTGGAAGCTAGACGTATTGGCATTTATTTGGCACGTACCCTCACTCCAAATTCAATGCCCGCATTAGCGACCTATTTTGGAATGAAAGATCATACAGCGGTTTCACATAATATTAAAAAAATTAACGAAATTATTGAGACCAATGAGTCCTTTAAACTCAAAGTTGAAGATCTCAAAAATAAAATTTTAACCAAGCAGATGTAA
- the dnaN gene encoding DNA polymerase III subunit beta: protein MKVSIKKSILENMLLNIQPYLEKKDLSQITSHVLLITEESQFVIKATDYEIGLCYHTPEVKIITAGNATANGKKLLDIIKSLKDDEVVLETINDYLYIKQNSSKFKLPMLNPSDFPPFPQIDAKPKFDINSNTLVRSIKKIAPAIDSNNPKFELNGSLIDIKDNSINLVATDTKRLAIVQLEQPTEHNFTLIIPKKAISEIQKLFFDTIEIFYDENTLIASSAHFTFYTKLINGKFPDYQRIIPKNKNYRILLSRESMVDSIKQISIISPEIKITFKPEKIVFESLNDDNIEAKTEIEFKTGLDSDIYLAVNSRYILDFLSNIENSNFTLGFNDSGLPFTLESDNFTTIVMPIMI, encoded by the coding sequence ATGAAGGTTTCGATAAAAAAGAGCATTTTAGAAAACATGTTACTCAACATTCAACCTTATTTAGAAAAAAAGGATTTGAGTCAGATAACATCCCATGTTTTACTCATTACTGAAGAGAGTCAATTTGTCATCAAAGCAACCGATTATGAGATTGGTTTATGCTACCACACACCTGAAGTCAAAATCATCACAGCAGGAAATGCAACCGCTAATGGTAAAAAACTTCTTGATATTATCAAAAGTTTAAAAGATGACGAAGTTGTTTTAGAAACCATCAATGATTACCTCTATATCAAACAGAATAGCTCCAAATTTAAACTTCCGATGCTTAACCCGAGTGATTTCCCACCCTTCCCTCAAATTGACGCTAAGCCCAAATTTGACATCAACAGTAACACGCTGGTTCGCTCCATTAAAAAGATCGCTCCCGCCATTGATAGCAACAATCCTAAATTTGAACTGAATGGCTCTTTAATTGACATTAAAGACAACAGCATCAATTTAGTAGCAACCGATACCAAACGTTTGGCAATCGTACAACTTGAACAACCGACCGAACATAACTTTACATTGATTATTCCTAAAAAAGCGATCAGCGAAATTCAAAAACTCTTTTTTGATACCATTGAAATTTTTTACGATGAAAACACACTCATTGCTTCATCGGCTCATTTTACATTTTATACTAAACTGATCAATGGAAAATTCCCAGACTATCAACGCATTATCCCTAAAAATAAAAACTATAGAATTTTACTCAGTCGTGAATCGATGGTGGATTCTATTAAACAGATCTCAATCATCTCTCCTGAAATTAAAATCACCTTTAAACCTGAAAAAATAGTTTTTGAGAGTTTGAATGATGATAACATTGAAGCTAAAACAGAAATTGAGTTTAAAACGGGACTTGATAGTGACATTTACCTTGCAGTTAACAGTCGTTATATTTTAGATTTTTTATCCAATATCGAAAATAGTAACTTTACCTTAGGTTTCAATGACAGTGGTCTTCCTTTCACATTAGAGAGCGATAATTTTACAACCATTGTTATGCCAATTATGATCTAA
- the gyrB gene encoding DNA topoisomerase (ATP-hydrolyzing) subunit B codes for MSTYGADNIKVLKGLEAVRKRPGMYIGDTNINGLHHLIYEVVDNSIDEAMAGYCDLIKVELTREGSCIVVDNGRGIPVGWHEGENMSAATVVLTVLHAGGKFDKDTYKVSGGLHGVGVSVVNALSSKLVATIKREGNEHRQEFAAGIPQTPLDVVKTTNRTGTMIEFWPDSTIFETTEFQFEILQTRFKELAYLNPKITIELKDQRDGRVEVYHFEGGIKQFVLDLNKKEKVADAVHYTASIEDVEVDVAMMYNSTYSEILFSFVNNIKTIDGGTHESGFRAGLTRAITGYISLNAGVREKDVKITGDDVREGLIAIVSVKVPEPQFEGQTKGKLGSSYVKPIVQKLVYEQLVKYFEENPIEAKAIMNKALAAARGREAAKNARDLTRRKDAMSIGTLPGKLADCQSKDPSICELYLVEGDSAGGSAKQGRDRVFQAILPLKGKILNVEKSRLDKILKSEEIKNMITALGCGIGEEFNEEKLRYHKLIIMTDADVDGSHIQTLLLTFLFRFLRPVVDNGYVYLAQPPLYRYKKGKKEIYLKDDTEMNTFLIESGIDNIAIEGVGTPDLIDFFKIISAYRGILKELEKRFSMIEVIRYLIENPDLITLPTDKLFIEIERFITALGYNILNHYIYDESIHLFIQTKDGLEELLLDETFYANPLYEEALYIYSKIQERDFDVFDGRDPVEVLDEIEKNAKKGAYIQRYKGLGEMNPEQLWETTMNPENRRLLQVKVDDAEAASDTFTLFMGDEVEPRRLYIQDHAKDVKHLDV; via the coding sequence ATGAGTACTTACGGTGCAGACAATATTAAAGTTTTAAAAGGCCTTGAAGCAGTACGAAAACGTCCTGGTATGTATATCGGTGATACCAACATTAACGGTCTTCACCATCTTATTTATGAAGTGGTTGATAACTCTATCGATGAGGCAATGGCGGGCTATTGTGATCTTATTAAAGTTGAATTAACACGTGAGGGCTCATGTATTGTTGTTGATAATGGTCGTGGTATTCCTGTGGGTTGGCATGAGGGCGAAAATATGTCAGCTGCAACGGTTGTTTTAACCGTTCTTCACGCAGGTGGAAAGTTTGATAAAGATACGTATAAAGTCAGTGGTGGTTTGCACGGTGTTGGTGTTTCGGTTGTAAATGCACTTTCATCAAAACTGGTTGCGACCATTAAACGTGAAGGCAATGAACACCGTCAAGAGTTTGCCGCAGGTATTCCTCAAACACCTCTTGATGTGGTTAAAACAACCAATCGCACAGGTACGATGATAGAATTTTGGCCAGATTCTACTATTTTTGAAACCACAGAGTTTCAATTTGAAATTTTACAAACACGTTTTAAAGAGCTTGCCTACCTTAATCCAAAAATTACGATTGAACTTAAAGATCAAAGAGACGGACGCGTTGAAGTGTACCACTTTGAAGGTGGTATTAAACAGTTTGTTTTGGATCTTAATAAAAAAGAAAAAGTAGCGGATGCTGTTCACTATACTGCTAGTATTGAAGATGTTGAAGTGGATGTTGCGATGATGTATAACTCAACTTACAGTGAAATTCTCTTCTCTTTTGTCAATAACATCAAAACCATTGATGGTGGAACGCATGAAAGTGGCTTTAGAGCAGGTTTGACACGTGCCATTACGGGTTATATTAGCCTCAATGCAGGTGTAAGAGAAAAAGACGTCAAAATTACAGGTGATGATGTTCGTGAGGGCTTGATCGCGATTGTCAGCGTAAAAGTACCTGAACCTCAATTTGAGGGTCAAACCAAAGGAAAACTCGGAAGTTCTTATGTAAAACCAATTGTGCAAAAATTGGTCTATGAGCAACTGGTTAAATACTTTGAAGAAAACCCGATCGAAGCAAAAGCCATTATGAACAAAGCGCTTGCAGCAGCACGGGGCAGAGAAGCGGCTAAAAATGCAAGAGATTTAACCAGACGTAAAGATGCGATGAGTATCGGTACACTTCCTGGAAAATTGGCAGATTGTCAAAGTAAAGACCCTTCTATTTGTGAACTTTACCTCGTAGAGGGCGATAGTGCGGGCGGTTCTGCTAAACAAGGAAGGGACCGTGTTTTTCAAGCGATTTTGCCACTTAAAGGTAAAATTCTTAACGTTGAAAAAAGCCGTTTGGACAAAATTTTAAAATCCGAAGAGATCAAAAATATGATCACTGCCCTAGGATGCGGCATTGGTGAAGAGTTTAATGAAGAAAAACTTCGCTATCATAAGCTCATTATCATGACCGATGCGGACGTTGATGGTAGCCATATTCAAACGCTTCTTTTAACTTTTTTATTCCGTTTTTTACGTCCTGTTGTGGACAATGGCTATGTCTATTTGGCGCAACCTCCTTTGTACCGTTACAAAAAAGGTAAAAAAGAGATTTACCTCAAAGATGACACTGAAATGAATACTTTTTTAATTGAATCAGGTATCGATAACATTGCGATTGAAGGTGTTGGAACACCTGATTTAATTGATTTCTTTAAAATTATCTCTGCGTATCGTGGTATTTTAAAAGAGCTTGAAAAACGCTTCTCAATGATCGAAGTGATTCGTTATTTGATTGAAAATCCTGATTTGATCACGCTTCCAACTGATAAACTCTTTATAGAGATAGAGCGATTTATCACCGCCCTTGGGTACAATATTTTGAACCATTACATCTACGATGAGAGTATTCATCTGTTTATTCAAACCAAAGATGGTTTGGAAGAGCTTCTTTTGGATGAGACATTTTATGCAAACCCACTGTATGAAGAGGCACTCTATATTTATTCTAAAATTCAAGAGCGTGATTTTGATGTTTTTGACGGACGTGATCCTGTTGAAGTTTTGGATGAAATTGAAAAAAATGCTAAAAAAGGCGCTTACATTCAACGTTACAAAGGTCTTGGTGAGATGAACCCAGAGCAACTTTGGGAAACCACGATGAATCCTGAAAATAGACGCCTGTTACAAGTTAAAGTGGATGATGCTGAGGCTGCTAGTGATACCTTTACCCTCTTTATGGGTGATGAAGTTGAACCTCGTCGTTTGTATATTCAAGATCATGCCAAAGATGTAAAACACTTGGACGTTTAA
- a CDS encoding GGDEF domain-containing protein yields MLYSEIKERENRFITALKIVFPLLLLIGIFFHSYQLFPHTSINFILLILLIPIYVYYTVYLIYYGFQTSLIDPITKTFTRAEIIAKIKKINDRENTAVIFLHVNNLSDINERYGINNGDLVLGQFIQKLEFFLREHRFKKVAIGRYSSDSFLLYLKHPHKELRHLLMIFTKSVQNVGISNIEIKVAFSLLSAAYDSDTHNLIERLLMLIEEQKKSEETTPHIKLNQFHMIIDEAIKQHQLFFKYQPSLSLQTEQISILEVLIRMESHTYGSLSKQQIQRIVNHTGYEMAFDEKVFELLVEEMEPLLQKELLFSVEISPVTLRNLSFKRYLLTLLSQHKIDPHRFILEITEQKSYENMHRFREIIESYQEVGFKIALGNFGGNNCGFEYLKHLPIDLVKFDIEFTKKIEDSKYQQLLLHYVELIQSLHIQSMVKFVDKEALLEKIKEIRPDFIQGFCISKPKNLEQIVGDIL; encoded by the coding sequence ATGCTCTATTCTGAGATCAAGGAGAGAGAAAACCGATTTATTACCGCACTTAAAATCGTGTTTCCTCTCCTGCTTCTCATTGGCATTTTTTTCCACTCGTATCAGCTCTTTCCACACACATCCATCAACTTTATTCTTCTGATTTTATTGATCCCCATTTATGTCTATTATACGGTCTATCTTATCTATTATGGGTTTCAGACTTCACTGATTGACCCGATCACTAAAACATTCACCAGAGCCGAAATTATCGCGAAAATTAAAAAAATTAACGATCGGGAAAATACCGCCGTTATCTTTTTACATGTAAACAATTTAAGCGACATTAATGAGCGGTATGGCATTAACAATGGAGATCTCGTTTTAGGGCAATTTATCCAAAAATTGGAATTTTTTTTAAGAGAACACCGTTTTAAAAAAGTTGCGATTGGGCGTTACAGCAGTGATAGTTTTTTGCTTTATCTCAAACATCCCCATAAAGAGCTTCGCCACCTTTTAATGATTTTTACTAAAAGCGTTCAAAATGTGGGTATTTCCAATATTGAAATTAAAGTGGCTTTTTCACTCTTAAGCGCTGCGTATGATAGCGATACACATAACCTCATTGAACGGCTTTTAATGCTCATTGAAGAGCAAAAAAAGAGTGAAGAGACGACACCTCATATCAAACTCAATCAATTTCACATGATTATTGATGAAGCAATCAAACAGCATCAGCTTTTTTTCAAATACCAACCCTCTCTAAGCCTTCAAACAGAGCAGATCAGCATTTTAGAAGTCCTCATTCGTATGGAATCACACACCTATGGATCGCTCTCCAAACAGCAAATTCAGCGCATTGTAAACCATACGGGTTATGAGATGGCGTTCGATGAAAAAGTATTTGAACTTTTGGTCGAAGAGATGGAACCGTTGCTTCAAAAAGAGCTGCTTTTTAGTGTTGAAATTTCCCCCGTGACGCTGCGAAATCTCAGTTTTAAACGCTATCTTTTAACACTTCTTAGCCAACACAAGATTGATCCGCACCGTTTTATTCTTGAGATAACAGAGCAAAAAAGTTATGAAAATATGCACCGATTTAGAGAAATTATCGAGAGTTACCAAGAGGTTGGATTTAAAATAGCGCTTGGTAATTTTGGGGGTAATAACTGTGGGTTTGAATACCTGAAGCATTTGCCGATTGATTTGGTAAAGTTTGACATTGAATTTACCAAAAAAATCGAAGATTCCAAATACCAACAGCTTCTTTTACACTATGTGGAACTTATCCAATCGCTTCATATACAAAGTATGGTAAAATTCGTCGATAAAGAGGCACTTTTGGAAAAAATAAAAGAGATTAGGCCTGATTTTATACAAGGGTTTTGCATTTCAAAACCTAAAAATTTAGAACAAATAGTAGGAGATATTTTATGA
- the queF gene encoding preQ(1) synthase gives MKYGEQIIKEFDVEKDLEIWPNQHKKNYVIKLTLPEFCCLCPRSGYPDFATIYIDYIPNGFVVELKAIKLYINSFMNRNISHENSANEIYDLLDSKLKPKWLKVVADFNPRGNVHTVIEIDSKQVRNESIC, from the coding sequence ATGAAATACGGTGAACAAATTATTAAAGAATTTGATGTGGAAAAAGATTTGGAAATTTGGCCCAATCAGCACAAAAAAAACTATGTGATTAAACTGACACTGCCCGAGTTTTGTTGTTTGTGCCCACGCAGTGGTTATCCTGATTTTGCGACGATTTACATTGATTACATTCCAAATGGCTTTGTTGTGGAGCTTAAAGCGATCAAACTTTACATCAACAGCTTTATGAACCGTAACATCAGCCACGAAAACAGTGCCAATGAAATTTACGATCTTCTCGATTCCAAACTCAAGCCAAAATGGCTCAAAGTGGTGGCGGATTTTAATCCAAGGGGCAACGTGCATACAGTGATTGAAATTGATTCCAAACAGGTACGAAACGAAAGCATATGTTAA
- a CDS encoding HD domain-containing protein, whose amino-acid sequence MLSPKLIEQFFGAASIQRWNDYPRMVELVELDKQAHKFIIAYFLAQMEEKDSINMVTMIEAGIFEFLRRVVVTDIRPDVFRKALQKKEKEINTWVLAQLYDSLSDIEDGAFYERFKSYLNDSSMYKKERFILKAASYMATRWEFLIVYQTSQFLNNIDRVKEAVEEEIEDYYELIGVRKMAMNKKISKIVDLSGRLRFQKRWAQTPRIPETSVLGHMLIVAILGYFYSRSINACDKRLENNFFCALFHDFPEALTRDIISPVKYSVSGLDDIISEFEIKMIEEEILPFLPDNLVSSFKYLLGLYGDNQKNEFLNKINHTGIEIVEDLSAYNEDKYNAIDGEALKNCDRIAAFIEATLSISHGVKSKELIQGKEYIRGKLKEKGQMGNADFYQLALEIETYLGV is encoded by the coding sequence ATGTTAAGTCCAAAACTCATTGAGCAGTTCTTTGGGGCTGCTTCGATTCAACGCTGGAACGATTACCCTCGCATGGTGGAACTGGTTGAACTTGATAAACAGGCGCACAAATTTATCATCGCCTATTTTTTAGCGCAAATGGAAGAAAAAGATAGCATCAATATGGTCACGATGATCGAAGCGGGCATCTTTGAATTTCTGCGTCGGGTTGTGGTCACTGACATTCGCCCAGATGTCTTTCGTAAAGCGCTTCAAAAAAAAGAGAAAGAGATCAATACATGGGTGCTGGCGCAACTCTATGATTCGCTCAGTGACATTGAAGATGGCGCTTTTTATGAGCGTTTTAAGAGCTATTTGAACGACAGCTCTATGTATAAAAAAGAGCGATTTATCCTTAAAGCGGCTTCGTATATGGCGACACGTTGGGAATTTTTGATCGTCTATCAAACCAGCCAATTTCTCAACAATATCGACCGTGTGAAAGAGGCAGTGGAAGAGGAAATTGAGGATTATTATGAACTCATTGGGGTTCGTAAAATGGCGATGAATAAAAAAATCTCTAAAATCGTTGATCTAAGCGGTCGCCTTCGTTTTCAAAAACGGTGGGCGCAAACGCCGCGTATTCCTGAAACCTCCGTGCTTGGGCACATGCTAATTGTCGCCATTTTGGGTTATTTTTATTCACGCTCCATCAACGCGTGCGATAAACGTCTTGAAAACAACTTCTTTTGCGCCCTTTTTCACGACTTCCCTGAAGCACTCACCCGTGACATCATCTCTCCTGTCAAATACTCCGTCAGCGGGCTTGATGACATTATCAGTGAGTTTGAAATTAAGATGATTGAAGAGGAAATTCTGCCGTTTTTGCCCGATAATTTGGTTTCGAGTTTCAAATATCTTTTGGGACTCTATGGGGACAATCAAAAAAATGAATTCCTCAATAAAATCAATCACACTGGCATTGAAATTGTCGAAGATTTGAGTGCGTATAATGAAGATAAATACAACGCGATTGATGGTGAAGCGCTAAAAAATTGTGATAGAATCGCTGCATTTATCGAAGCGACGCTTTCTATTTCGCATGGCGTGAAGTCTAAAGAGTTGATTCAAGGCAAAGAGTATATTCGTGGGAAGTTGAAAGAAAAAGGACAAATGGGCAATGCTGATTTTTATCAATTGGCGTTGGAAATTGAAACGTATTTGGGAGTTTAG